A single Flavobacterium sp. 1 DNA region contains:
- a CDS encoding DUF3820 family protein, which produces MDQNQKQLIKLAHTKMPFGKYEGWFLIDIPEYYIVWYSNKGFPKGELGEQLKLIYELKLNGLEELIRNIKKKYPKP; this is translated from the coding sequence ATGGATCAAAACCAAAAACAACTCATAAAATTAGCCCACACAAAAATGCCCTTTGGCAAATACGAAGGCTGGTTTCTTATCGATATTCCGGAGTATTACATTGTTTGGTACAGCAATAAAGGTTTTCCAAAAGGAGAACTGGGCGAACAGCTTAAATTAATTTATGAGTTAAAACTCAACGGACTCGAAGAATTAATTCGGAACATAAAAAAGAAGTACCCAAAACCTTAA
- a CDS encoding OsmC family protein codes for MTSKVTYLGDLRTSSIHIQSGSEILSDAPVDNNGKGEAFSPTDSVANALATCMMTIMGIKARDMNVDFKGSTAAVTKIMNAEPRRIGAIEIVFEMVGVTEQKNKTILERAAMTCPVFLSLNEDIEKRISFNWK; via the coding sequence ATGACTTCAAAAGTAACTTATTTAGGAGATTTAAGAACTTCTTCCATACACATACAATCGGGCAGTGAAATCTTGTCCGACGCTCCTGTTGATAATAACGGAAAAGGTGAGGCTTTCTCTCCAACCGATTCTGTTGCCAATGCTTTGGCTACCTGCATGATGACGATTATGGGAATCAAAGCAAGAGATATGAATGTTGATTTTAAAGGTTCAACTGCAGCAGTTACCAAAATCATGAATGCCGAACCAAGGCGAATCGGTGCTATCGAAATTGTATTTGAAATGGTCGGTGTTACCGAACAAAAGAATAAAACGATTCTGGAAAGAGCTGCTATGACTTGTCCTGTTTTTCTGAGTTTGAATGAGGATATTGAGAAAAGGATTAGTTTTAATTGGAAGTAA
- a CDS encoding LysM peptidoglycan-binding domain-containing protein, translated as MNYFFVTICTVFFSLTSIAAQEKIDKYIVGKGETVNQIAQKFNITPYDIYKLNPDAQKGLKPNSVLLIPKSKGKIAEQPVKSAAKQQPKTHEVLAKETLFGIEKKYDVTDADLKKANPDLEKLGLQVGQILNIPSKNSPKTNVAVKSTVIYHTVLPKETKFSIAKKYDITVAELEQKNPEIVTNLTVGYELLIKGTRPKIVSKTAVAETKAVPVKPIPVVKSEPVSYIDYTVKAKETFYSLSKQYGLTQQQLIELNPALSSGVQEGMVLKVPSKSNQIASNSAKQNVVLTKKNSNDKKTLVLLLPFNIAKNGGDTISSNVSRLNNDKFLNMTLDFYSGALMAIDSAKQVGVSMDVKIFDSNEAKTTSNAAAIFSANDLASADAVVGPFYQSNVEKMANLLEQSNVPVISPLSKDAGNPTPNLYQSIVPVPVLKSVMFDFMNAKQGNIIAVIDKKRETIRKYILENQKKVKIAPLSETGGLNVEGFKSQLVKDRMNYVILETGNTGMIKYTINAMVSVMASYQVQLVILEPNETLDTDEISFEDLTKLHLMYPSATRENNSPEAQMFMQSYRKKNKVNPSTFAIRGFDITFDTMMRLSQDKTYQETAETMITEQVESKFEYHKKEEGGYVNKGVYILYYDTDLTVKEAK; from the coding sequence ATGAACTATTTTTTTGTAACAATTTGCACGGTATTTTTTTCACTGACTTCAATTGCAGCTCAGGAAAAGATTGATAAGTACATCGTCGGTAAAGGGGAAACAGTAAATCAGATTGCTCAAAAATTTAATATTACTCCTTACGATATTTATAAGCTCAATCCCGATGCACAAAAAGGATTGAAGCCCAATAGTGTTTTGCTGATTCCAAAAAGTAAAGGAAAAATTGCTGAGCAGCCGGTAAAATCTGCTGCTAAACAACAGCCAAAAACTCATGAGGTATTAGCAAAGGAAACGTTATTTGGTATTGAAAAAAAATACGATGTAACAGATGCAGATTTGAAAAAAGCAAATCCGGATCTTGAAAAATTAGGCTTGCAGGTAGGTCAAATCTTGAATATTCCTTCCAAAAACAGTCCTAAAACAAATGTGGCGGTTAAGAGTACTGTGATTTATCATACCGTATTGCCAAAAGAAACCAAATTTTCAATAGCTAAGAAGTATGATATAACTGTTGCAGAATTGGAACAAAAAAATCCTGAGATTGTAACTAATTTAACAGTAGGCTATGAGCTGCTGATAAAAGGAACTAGACCAAAAATAGTTTCAAAAACCGCTGTTGCTGAAACCAAAGCAGTGCCTGTAAAACCAATTCCAGTTGTCAAATCAGAGCCTGTCAGTTATATTGATTATACTGTAAAAGCCAAAGAAACTTTCTATAGTTTGTCTAAACAGTATGGGTTGACACAACAGCAATTAATTGAATTGAATCCTGCTTTATCAAGCGGTGTTCAAGAAGGAATGGTTTTAAAAGTGCCGTCAAAATCAAACCAGATTGCATCCAATTCTGCGAAACAGAATGTTGTTCTGACTAAGAAAAACAGTAATGACAAAAAGACTTTAGTATTGCTATTGCCTTTTAATATTGCCAAAAACGGTGGAGATACAATCAGTTCGAATGTCAGCAGATTAAACAATGATAAATTTCTGAATATGACTTTGGATTTTTATTCAGGTGCATTGATGGCGATTGATTCAGCTAAACAAGTTGGTGTTTCTATGGATGTTAAGATTTTTGATTCGAATGAAGCAAAAACAACTTCAAACGCAGCGGCTATTTTTAGTGCTAATGACCTTGCAAGTGCCGATGCTGTTGTTGGTCCATTTTATCAGAGTAATGTAGAAAAAATGGCTAATCTGCTCGAGCAAAGCAATGTTCCGGTTATTTCTCCATTGTCAAAAGATGCGGGTAATCCGACTCCAAATTTATACCAGTCAATTGTTCCTGTTCCTGTTTTGAAATCGGTTATGTTTGATTTTATGAATGCTAAGCAAGGAAACATAATTGCTGTGATTGACAAGAAAAGAGAAACTATCAGAAAATACATTTTAGAAAATCAAAAAAAAGTCAAAATAGCTCCGTTGTCGGAAACTGGCGGTTTAAATGTTGAAGGTTTTAAAAGCCAGCTGGTCAAAGACAGAATGAATTATGTTATTCTAGAGACTGGTAATACAGGCATGATAAAATATACGATAAATGCTATGGTCAGTGTTATGGCTTCTTATCAGGTGCAGCTGGTTATTCTGGAGCCAAATGAAACTTTGGATACCGATGAAATCAGTTTCGAAGATTTAACCAAGCTGCATTTGATGTATCCTTCTGCAACCCGCGAAAACAATTCTCCCGAAGCTCAAATGTTCATGCAGAGCTATAGAAAAAAGAATAAAGTTAATCCAAGCACCTTTGCTATTCGTGGTTTTGACATCACTTTTGATACTATGATGCGTTTGTCACAGGACAAAACCTATCAGGAAACTGCCGAAACAATGATAACAGAACAAGTGGAAAGCAAGTTTGAGTATCACAAAAAAGAAGAAGGAGGTTATGTCAACAAAGGGGTTTACATCTTGTATTACGACACCGATTTGACTGTTAAAGAAGCGAAGTAA
- a CDS encoding LysM domain-containing protein: protein MKEFSRFLLVVAFVSNVSFGQQSTAKHAVLKGETIPQIAQNYKTTPSEIYRLNPEAQNGISENQVLNVPELLPQTPNSITHTVAPKETLFGLAAKYNVKAEVIQNANPDLLVNGLQVGQQLIIPQDSKTETASSKNTHLVQPKESLFSIARLYNVSVEDLDKANAVLLKNGLQIGQEITIPNKKKTLDGRVRVINAETVFYVVKPKETKYSIAKQFGITVEQLESQNPEIVNGLTEGNKLAINVKEVKPTNENEELMLALAEKQVVVEKSKANTKEINSLKQKLVLQEEINQKVIKVNGLLINLKEIDNTKEGSAEKLKLVLEANKNIQEILLVKLDSLVNTMSKDLTDLKKTELVDLDESIRLQKISNENIQKTNELSLQLKKQLAENRKVYSGLMDKAERIAVEENQEYKKSIRENSKTQPANAKAVKLTPAELRTMEMQQRVRDLNNIKLITKLDSLNNESKAELRLHISKADFYSKQARTFDDNLAKLKNKSYQNKASETQAKTKTAAVSKTLTLEQVKKELAKQPAKVKAVKIEKVEGVKDLKAGYYVVLGNFQDAKQRDAFIKKLSDSGSLESNFFYNINLLSYYVYSKIAATKEEAQYECIQKAGKPLFEKMFIANVVSE, encoded by the coding sequence ATGAAAGAATTTTCAAGATTTTTATTGGTTGTTGCTTTTGTATCAAATGTCTCTTTTGGACAGCAATCAACAGCTAAGCATGCAGTTTTGAAAGGCGAAACAATCCCCCAAATCGCTCAAAACTACAAAACTACACCTTCTGAAATTTATAGATTAAATCCAGAAGCACAAAACGGAATTTCAGAAAATCAAGTACTGAATGTTCCTGAATTACTCCCCCAAACTCCAAATTCGATTACGCATACTGTTGCTCCAAAAGAAACACTGTTTGGATTGGCTGCAAAATATAATGTTAAAGCAGAAGTTATTCAAAATGCTAATCCGGATTTATTGGTTAATGGACTGCAGGTTGGTCAGCAATTGATTATTCCGCAGGATTCTAAAACTGAAACCGCATCATCGAAAAATACTCATTTAGTACAGCCCAAAGAATCATTATTTAGTATTGCCAGACTTTATAATGTATCTGTTGAAGATTTGGATAAAGCCAATGCAGTTCTTCTAAAAAACGGACTGCAGATCGGACAGGAAATTACGATTCCAAATAAAAAGAAAACGCTTGACGGAAGAGTAAGAGTTATCAATGCAGAAACTGTTTTTTATGTGGTAAAACCAAAAGAAACTAAGTATTCTATAGCCAAACAATTTGGAATTACTGTTGAACAATTGGAATCCCAAAATCCAGAAATTGTAAACGGATTGACCGAAGGAAATAAATTAGCTATCAATGTAAAGGAAGTAAAGCCAACCAATGAAAATGAAGAGCTGATGCTTGCTTTGGCGGAAAAACAAGTGGTAGTTGAAAAATCAAAAGCAAATACAAAAGAGATTAACAGCTTGAAGCAGAAGCTTGTGCTGCAGGAAGAAATCAATCAGAAGGTAATCAAGGTAAATGGGCTTTTGATTAATCTGAAAGAAATTGATAATACCAAAGAAGGTTCTGCCGAAAAACTTAAATTGGTTTTAGAAGCAAATAAAAACATACAGGAAATTCTTTTGGTAAAATTAGATTCATTGGTAAATACGATGAGTAAAGATTTAACTGATTTGAAGAAAACAGAATTAGTTGATCTTGATGAATCTATTCGCCTGCAAAAGATTTCTAACGAAAATATTCAAAAAACAAATGAATTATCACTGCAGCTAAAAAAACAATTGGCTGAAAACAGAAAAGTATATTCAGGTTTAATGGACAAAGCGGAGCGCATTGCTGTAGAAGAAAACCAAGAGTACAAAAAAAGCATTAGGGAAAACAGTAAGACACAGCCAGCTAATGCAAAAGCTGTGAAATTGACTCCCGCCGAATTAAGAACCATGGAAATGCAGCAGCGTGTTCGTGATTTAAACAACATAAAGCTGATTACAAAATTGGATTCTTTGAATAATGAAAGCAAAGCCGAATTGAGACTGCATATCAGTAAAGCTGATTTTTACAGTAAGCAAGCCAGAACTTTTGATGATAATTTAGCCAAATTAAAAAATAAGAGCTATCAAAATAAAGCATCCGAAACTCAAGCAAAAACTAAAACAGCAGCAGTTTCAAAAACGCTTACATTGGAACAGGTGAAAAAGGAATTGGCTAAACAGCCGGCTAAAGTTAAGGCAGTCAAAATAGAGAAAGTAGAAGGTGTGAAGGATTTGAAAGCTGGTTATTATGTTGTATTAGGAAACTTTCAGGATGCGAAGCAAAGAGATGCTTTTATCAAGAAACTGTCAGATTCAGGTTCTTTAGAAAGTAATTTCTTTTATAATATAAATCTGCTTTCCTATTATGTGTATTCAAAAATAGCAGCTACTAAAGAAGAGGCTCAATACGAATGCATTCAAAAGGCAGGGAAACCTCTTTTTGAAAAAATGTTTATTGCAAATGTAGTTTCTGAGTAA
- the guaA gene encoding glutamine-hydrolyzing GMP synthase, with protein sequence MQHNVLILDFGSQYTQLIARRVRELNIFCEIFPYNHFPSDLSSYKAVILGGSPFSVRGDDAPHPDLSQIRGKLPMLAVCYGAQYLAHFSGGEVAASNTREYGRANLSYIKEDETFFEGVSENSQVWMSHSDSIKALPANGVKLASTHDVEYAAYKIEGETTYAIQYHPEVFHSTDGSKMLENFLVKIAEVPQNFTPNAFVEEIVAEMKEKIGNDKVVLGLSGGVDSTVAAVLLHKAIGKNLYCIFVNNGLLRKNEFQSVLDQYEGMGLNVKGVDASQRFYDALAGVSDPELKRKAIGNAFIEVFDVESHRIEDVTWLAQGTIYPDVIESVSVKGPSATIKSHHNVGGLPDYMKLKIVEPLRMLFKDEVRRVGATLGIDPELLGRHPFPGPGLSIRILGDITLEKIQILQDVDKVFIDGLKSWGLYDKVWQAGAILLPVNSVGVMGDERTYEKVVALRAVESTDGMTADWVHLPYEFLMKVSNDIINKVKGVNRVVYDISSKPPATIEWE encoded by the coding sequence ATGCAACACAACGTACTTATTTTAGATTTCGGATCGCAATATACACAGCTTATTGCGCGTAGAGTTCGCGAATTAAATATATTCTGCGAAATTTTTCCTTACAATCATTTTCCGAGTGATTTATCAAGTTATAAAGCCGTAATTCTTGGAGGAAGCCCATTTTCTGTTAGAGGAGATGATGCACCACATCCGGATTTATCACAAATTAGAGGTAAACTACCAATGCTTGCCGTTTGTTACGGAGCGCAATACCTAGCCCATTTTAGTGGTGGTGAAGTTGCGGCTTCAAACACCAGAGAATATGGTAGAGCGAATTTGTCCTATATTAAGGAAGACGAAACGTTCTTTGAGGGTGTTTCTGAAAACAGCCAGGTTTGGATGAGCCATAGCGATAGTATTAAAGCATTGCCTGCTAACGGAGTAAAATTGGCAAGCACACATGATGTGGAATATGCTGCTTACAAAATAGAAGGAGAAACTACTTATGCTATTCAATACCATCCAGAAGTTTTTCACTCTACTGATGGTTCAAAAATGTTGGAGAACTTTTTAGTAAAAATTGCTGAGGTTCCTCAAAATTTCACGCCAAATGCTTTCGTTGAAGAAATCGTGGCTGAAATGAAAGAAAAAATCGGAAACGACAAAGTTGTTTTGGGTCTCTCAGGAGGTGTAGATTCAACAGTAGCTGCTGTTTTATTGCATAAAGCGATTGGAAAAAACTTGTATTGTATTTTCGTAAATAACGGATTGCTTCGCAAAAATGAATTCCAAAGCGTTTTAGATCAATACGAAGGAATGGGACTGAACGTAAAAGGAGTAGATGCTTCTCAGCGTTTTTATGATGCCTTAGCCGGAGTTAGTGATCCAGAATTAAAAAGAAAAGCCATTGGTAACGCATTTATCGAAGTCTTTGATGTTGAATCACATCGCATAGAAGACGTTACTTGGCTAGCTCAAGGAACTATATATCCTGATGTTATTGAATCAGTTTCGGTAAAAGGACCATCTGCAACTATCAAATCACACCATAATGTAGGTGGTTTGCCAGATTATATGAAATTGAAGATTGTTGAACCTTTGCGTATGCTTTTCAAAGACGAAGTGCGCAGAGTAGGAGCAACTTTAGGAATCGATCCAGAATTATTAGGAAGACACCCTTTTCCAGGACCTGGATTATCTATTCGTATTTTAGGTGATATTACTTTAGAGAAAATACAAATTTTGCAGGATGTGGATAAAGTTTTTATCGACGGATTAAAATCTTGGGGACTGTATGATAAAGTTTGGCAGGCAGGAGCTATTTTACTTCCTGTAAACAGCGTTGGAGTAATGGGCGATGAACGTACTTATGAAAAAGTGGTAGCACTTCGCGCAGTAGAATCTACTGATGGAATGACTGCTGACTGGGTACATTTGCCTTATGAATTCTTAATGAAAGTATCCAATGATATTATCAATAAAGTTAAAGGCGTGAATCGTGTCGTTTACGATATTAGTTCAAAACCACCTGCAACAATTGAGTGGGAATAG
- a CDS encoding RidA family protein: MKRENILTGSPWEDKMGYCRAVRIGNIIEVSGTVAIVDGEKVKADDAHAQTLNILERVEKVLEDLNVGMKDVIRTRIFTTDVSTFEAVATAHATFFKDIKPTTGFYGINQLVAPEYLVEIEFTAIASE; this comes from the coding sequence ATGAAAAGAGAAAACATCTTAACCGGATCGCCTTGGGAAGACAAAATGGGATATTGTCGCGCAGTACGCATCGGAAATATCATCGAAGTATCCGGAACTGTTGCCATAGTAGATGGTGAAAAAGTAAAAGCAGATGATGCTCACGCACAAACTTTAAACATTCTTGAAAGAGTCGAAAAAGTATTGGAAGATCTTAATGTGGGAATGAAAGATGTAATCCGCACTCGAATTTTTACAACAGATGTATCAACATTTGAAGCGGTTGCAACTGCACATGCTACTTTCTTTAAAGACATCAAGCCAACAACAGGATTTTACGGCATTAACCAATTGGTTGCTCCAGAATATTTAGTTGAAATTGAATTTACTGCAATTGCATCGGAATAA
- a CDS encoding voltage-gated chloride channel family protein: protein MDFQKIKQIMLITLKWFFICCLIGIFSGSASALFLVSLEFVTQIRIQNTWIIWLLPFGGLLIGYLYFISDSKITKGNNLLLEEYNKPEKRIPFMMAPLVLLGTLITHLFGGSAGREGTAVQMGGAIADVCSSIFKLNHSEKRILIILGISAGFASVFGTPLAGAIFALEIVFFSRINFKSAVLSFAVAYIAYFTVEFWKIKHTHYNIPAVPDMNFTAFFWIIIVSILFGFTALLFSRSTHFWGKLFSKNIKYPPLRPFIGGTILAVAIYFIGTTKYIGLGVPMIVEAFTVPNAPFDFLLKILFTGFTLGAGFKGGEVTPLFFVGATLGSALSVCVPLPIALLAGMGFVAVFSGATHTPIACTIMGMELFGINCGVYIGIACIIAYFFSGNVGIYKSQIVKGPKSILYQNIRKKGLKYL, encoded by the coding sequence ATGGATTTTCAAAAAATAAAACAAATAATGCTTATCACACTCAAATGGTTTTTCATTTGCTGTCTGATAGGCATTTTTTCTGGATCAGCATCAGCCTTGTTTTTAGTCTCATTAGAATTTGTAACCCAAATCAGAATTCAAAATACTTGGATTATTTGGCTCCTGCCCTTTGGAGGATTACTTATTGGATATCTTTACTTTATATCAGATTCCAAAATTACAAAAGGGAACAATCTCCTTTTAGAAGAATACAACAAACCCGAAAAAAGGATTCCTTTTATGATGGCTCCGTTGGTTCTTTTGGGTACATTAATCACTCATCTGTTTGGAGGATCGGCAGGAAGAGAAGGAACAGCAGTACAGATGGGAGGTGCAATCGCTGATGTCTGCTCCTCAATTTTCAAACTCAATCATTCAGAAAAGAGAATCCTAATCATTCTGGGAATCAGTGCTGGTTTTGCATCCGTTTTTGGAACTCCATTAGCTGGAGCAATTTTTGCCTTGGAAATTGTCTTTTTCAGCAGAATTAATTTCAAAAGTGCTGTATTGTCTTTTGCTGTAGCCTACATCGCATATTTTACGGTTGAATTCTGGAAAATAAAGCACACTCATTACAATATTCCTGCAGTTCCCGACATGAATTTTACTGCTTTCTTTTGGATAATTATCGTGAGCATTTTATTTGGATTTACTGCGTTGCTTTTTTCCCGAAGCACCCATTTTTGGGGAAAATTATTTTCGAAAAACATAAAATACCCTCCATTAAGACCTTTCATTGGTGGAACCATTTTGGCAGTTGCTATTTATTTTATTGGCACCACAAAATATATAGGACTGGGAGTTCCCATGATTGTTGAAGCTTTTACTGTTCCTAATGCACCGTTTGATTTTCTTTTAAAAATACTTTTTACAGGTTTTACACTTGGAGCCGGATTTAAAGGTGGTGAAGTTACCCCGCTTTTTTTTGTGGGCGCAACCTTGGGAAGTGCTCTATCCGTTTGTGTTCCTCTGCCAATAGCTTTATTGGCCGGAATGGGATTTGTGGCTGTTTTTTCGGGGGCAACCCACACTCCTATTGCCTGCACTATTATGGGGATGGAGCTTTTTGGAATTAATTGTGGCGTTTATATTGGAATTGCCTGCATCATCGCTTACTTTTTTTCGGGAAATGTCGGGATTTACAAATCGCAAATTGTGAAAGGTCCTAAATCTATTTTGTACCAAAACATTAGAAAAAAAGGATTGAAATACCTCTAA
- a CDS encoding bifunctional oligoribonuclease/PAP phosphatase NrnA → MNIQDIQAIQLLLSTPKKIAIIPHRGPDGDAMGSTLALYHFLLKNSHYPTVISPNDFPDFLAWMPGSETVKIYEKDKENCTKILENAELIFTLDFNALHRVGEMEQVLEKLSAPFIMIDHHQKPDNYAAYTYSDVAFGSTCEMIYNFISFLDKKQDLDKTIATCIYTGILTDSGSFRFPKTTGTTHRIVAELIDLGVENTLIPALLFDNSSYNRLQLLGRALQNMKVMMNHKTSYTALTQEELNSFDYIKGDTEGIVNYGLSIKGIVFTAIFIENKEEGIIKISFRSQGDFDVNQFARDHFQGGGHSNAAGGKSEVSMEETINKFESLVQNLKI, encoded by the coding sequence ATGAATATACAAGACATACAAGCGATACAGTTGTTATTATCAACGCCAAAAAAGATTGCCATAATTCCGCATAGAGGTCCAGACGGAGACGCCATGGGTTCAACATTAGCATTATATCATTTTTTGCTAAAAAATAGTCACTATCCAACAGTGATTTCTCCAAATGATTTTCCAGATTTTCTAGCTTGGATGCCAGGCTCTGAAACAGTTAAAATATATGAAAAAGACAAAGAAAACTGCACCAAAATCCTAGAGAATGCAGAACTTATTTTTACTTTAGATTTTAATGCGCTTCACAGAGTGGGCGAAATGGAGCAGGTTTTAGAAAAACTTTCTGCACCGTTTATCATGATCGATCATCATCAAAAACCGGATAATTATGCAGCTTATACCTATTCGGATGTTGCTTTTGGGTCAACCTGTGAAATGATTTATAACTTCATTTCTTTTTTGGATAAAAAACAAGATTTAGACAAAACGATTGCAACCTGCATCTACACTGGAATATTAACAGATTCCGGTTCGTTCCGCTTTCCAAAAACCACAGGAACAACACACAGAATCGTAGCAGAATTAATTGACCTTGGAGTCGAAAACACATTAATTCCTGCTTTATTGTTTGATAATAGTTCTTATAACCGCCTGCAGCTGTTAGGTCGCGCTTTGCAGAATATGAAAGTTATGATGAATCATAAAACGTCATACACTGCATTAACACAAGAGGAATTAAACAGTTTTGATTATATAAAAGGAGATACCGAAGGTATTGTTAATTATGGTTTAAGCATAAAAGGCATTGTATTCACAGCCATTTTTATCGAAAACAAAGAAGAAGGAATTATCAAAATTTCTTTCCGCTCTCAAGGGGATTTCGATGTAAATCAATTTGCCAGAGATCATTTTCAAGGAGGCGGACACAGTAACGCAGCTGGAGGAAAATCGGAAGTTTCTATGGAAGAAACCATCAATAAATTTGAAAGTTTAGTACAAAATTTAAAAATATAG
- the gldI gene encoding gliding motility-associated peptidyl-prolyl isomerase GldI: MNYFKVLLIVFFSAFLASSCKQPQEARKPISHSSGSFMKQSIARNKKMIANEEDQIEAVIKNDPTKQYIASKKGYWYYYETRNLNDTLNPKKGDIALFDYEIKDLNGNIIYSQEELEPQIYKVDKQEIMMGLRDGIKLMRKKEKVHFLFTSHMGYGYHGDNNKIGTNQPLFCTVTLNDFMPEAEYNKQIQPITATVPKVNAPVKSNIKDTLTN; this comes from the coding sequence ATGAATTATTTTAAAGTATTATTAATTGTGTTTTTCTCTGCATTTTTGGCATCAAGCTGCAAACAGCCTCAAGAAGCGAGAAAACCTATTTCGCATTCATCAGGAAGCTTCATGAAACAATCAATTGCTAGAAATAAAAAAATGATAGCAAATGAGGAAGACCAAATTGAAGCTGTGATTAAGAATGACCCGACCAAACAGTACATTGCGTCCAAAAAAGGATATTGGTATTATTATGAGACTAGAAATCTTAATGACACCCTTAATCCAAAGAAAGGAGATATTGCATTATTTGATTATGAAATAAAAGATTTGAATGGAAATATTATTTATTCACAAGAAGAGTTAGAGCCTCAAATCTACAAAGTCGACAAACAGGAAATCATGATGGGATTGAGAGACGGAATCAAATTAATGCGAAAAAAAGAAAAAGTACACTTTCTTTTCACTTCACACATGGGATATGGATATCATGGAGACAATAACAAAATAGGAACTAACCAGCCTTTATTCTGTACTGTAACCCTCAATGATTTCATGCCCGAAGCAGAATATAACAAACAAATACAGCCAATAACAGCAACTGTCCCAAAAGTAAATGCACCCGTAAAATCTAACATAAAAGATACCTTAACAAATTAA
- a CDS encoding peptidylprolyl isomerase: MKRNVLFVLLLITALISCNKEHNNLPDGLYAEIETNKGSIILELDYKKAPVTVANFITLAEGENEFVVNDTLKGKPFFNGLKFHRVIKDFMIQTGDPLRTGSGDTGYKFKDEFSDLRFDKGGILAMANNGPGTNSSQFFITHLETPWLDGKHTIFGHVVDYNLEVVNKIEQDDFIKSITIIRNGEDAKKFDAKKTFYDYFKIESEIQKQKVAAEAAAKKEYEIKYKAVCDQKSASFTALKNKAVKTATGLQYTITRKGNGKKPAVGSTVYIHYAGFLENGTLFDSSIESVSQTFGKFDPARAAAKQYIPIPFQIGKKDGLIPGFIEGIEKMAIGDKAVIFIPSHLAYGEAGAGDVIPPNTNIIFEIELMDKMPN; this comes from the coding sequence ATGAAAAGAAATGTTTTATTTGTGCTGTTGCTTATTACAGCTTTGATTTCCTGCAACAAAGAACACAACAATTTACCAGATGGTTTATATGCCGAAATTGAGACCAACAAAGGCAGCATCATACTAGAATTAGATTATAAAAAAGCGCCAGTAACTGTTGCTAATTTTATCACATTGGCAGAAGGTGAAAACGAGTTTGTTGTAAATGACACTCTAAAAGGAAAACCATTTTTTAATGGATTAAAATTTCACAGGGTAATTAAAGATTTTATGATACAAACCGGTGATCCTTTAAGAACAGGGTCTGGAGATACTGGCTATAAATTCAAAGATGAGTTTTCTGATTTGAGATTTGATAAAGGAGGAATTTTGGCAATGGCAAATAACGGTCCTGGAACAAACAGCAGTCAATTTTTTATCACCCATTTAGAGACTCCTTGGCTTGATGGAAAGCATACTATTTTTGGACATGTCGTAGATTATAACCTAGAAGTTGTCAATAAAATAGAGCAGGATGATTTTATAAAAAGCATAACCATTATCAGAAATGGTGAAGATGCCAAAAAATTTGATGCCAAAAAAACTTTCTACGATTATTTCAAAATAGAATCAGAAATTCAAAAACAAAAAGTAGCGGCTGAGGCGGCTGCAAAAAAAGAATACGAAATCAAATATAAAGCAGTTTGCGATCAAAAATCAGCTTCATTTACAGCATTAAAAAACAAGGCTGTGAAAACTGCCACAGGACTTCAATATACAATTACTAGAAAAGGCAATGGTAAAAAGCCTGCTGTAGGATCTACCGTTTATATCCATTATGCCGGATTTTTAGAAAACGGTACTTTATTTGATTCCAGTATTGAAAGTGTTTCTCAAACATTTGGTAAATTCGATCCGGCAAGAGCTGCGGCGAAACAATACATTCCAATTCCTTTTCAAATAGGAAAAAAAGACGGTTTAATTCCAGGTTTTATAGAAGGTATCGAAAAAATGGCAATTGGAGACAAAGCTGTAATCTTCATTCCTTCACATCTTGCTTATGGAGAAGCCGGAGCTGGGGATGTAATTCCGCCAAACACCAATATTATTTTCGAAATAGAATTAATGGATAAAATGCCTAATTAA